A single Planctomycetota bacterium DNA region contains:
- a CDS encoding FtsX-like permease family protein — MKSIKLIQRGLRFYWRTHLGVALAAAVATAVLAGAMIVGDSVRASLRHIALARLGKTTLAMNTADRFFTTQLADEIAKKLNCDAAAVVDVPGVASAQGGQHRAAGVHVLGVDTAFWKLGDGDVPLPDDGVVLNERLAAQLRATVGERVVLRLAKPSALPRDIPLGSEAEDSISVSLTVSAIADEDHMGPFSLLANQIPPFNAFVSRKLIQEKAKLAGRANLLLLNGEVSAETADAAIASSWRLADIDVDIRTLDKLGLVELRSGRVFLDRPIVDAAMKTGDDATPVLTYFVNELRKDAEHVTPYSMVTARADINDDNVVITQWLADDLAAKVGDKLTLKYFVLGDQRQLVEQSSDFTVSAIVPAEGPGGDRELMPMFPGLADVDKALDWQPGIPIDLKRIRDKDEKYWDEHRGAPKAFVSLAWAKQHWANRFGELTAVRWPAKDHDAKTIAHQVHDAMNPAALGLVITPVRDAAIAASQQGTDFGGLFIGLSFFLIVAAMVLTALMFAFGVEQRSSEIGTLLALGFTPKRVRRLWLLEGGALAIIGALIGLPLAIGYTHLVLGALGSQWSGAVAQTSLRYHADPMTLITGGAIGVIVALCTMAWSLRKAARQPARALMAARFGIETAHEKRGKQWGFWIGIFCLIAGVGTVVTLIAEGKSADAEGFFSAGSLLLIGGLCLCGRLLRGAGEGKSAHMTLGSLGWRNSGRRRGRSLATISMLACGSFLVVSINAFRHDPNQASRLGTGGYALFAQTTLPVYHNLNTAEGRAAYGIDEAAMKDVDVLAMRLRAGDEASCLNLNKPRTPPLLGVDPRKLQARQAFDGEWAKLSEKQKDGSTPAIMDAAVAQWIMHLSIGDTLDDTDERGRPYKLKLVGVLPPSVMQGFMLIANDQFEERYPSIGGTRVMLIDAPPERVDAVKDALDRALADAGIESMTTAKRLAMFSEVENTYLSIFAALGGLGLILGCVGLGLVAARNVLERRSELALMRSLGFAKRSLIWLVLAEHWGLLMLGLAVGVIAAAVAIVPSLSQAGAPAGMMIVTLVGVIVSGLVWTAAATAAALRGRLTAALRNE; from the coding sequence ATGAAAAGCATCAAGCTCATCCAACGCGGACTGCGCTTCTACTGGCGGACGCATCTGGGCGTCGCGCTCGCCGCCGCGGTGGCGACGGCCGTGCTCGCCGGAGCGATGATCGTCGGCGACTCCGTCCGCGCTTCTCTGCGTCATATCGCCCTGGCCCGGCTCGGCAAGACGACGTTGGCGATGAACACCGCCGATCGCTTTTTCACGACGCAGCTCGCGGACGAAATCGCAAAGAAACTCAACTGCGATGCGGCGGCGGTCGTCGATGTGCCCGGCGTGGCGTCGGCGCAGGGCGGGCAGCACCGCGCAGCGGGCGTGCACGTGCTCGGTGTCGATACGGCGTTCTGGAAACTCGGCGACGGCGATGTCCCGCTGCCCGACGACGGCGTCGTGCTCAATGAGCGACTCGCGGCGCAGCTTCGCGCCACCGTCGGCGAACGTGTCGTGCTGCGACTCGCCAAACCCAGCGCCCTGCCGCGCGACATTCCGCTCGGTTCCGAAGCCGAGGATTCGATCAGCGTGAGTCTCACCGTCAGCGCGATCGCGGATGAAGATCACATGGGCCCCTTCAGTCTGCTGGCCAATCAGATTCCGCCCTTCAATGCGTTCGTGTCCCGCAAGCTGATACAGGAAAAGGCGAAGCTCGCCGGGCGGGCGAATCTGCTGTTGCTCAATGGCGAGGTGAGCGCCGAAACCGCCGACGCCGCGATCGCTTCAAGCTGGCGGCTCGCCGACATCGATGTCGACATCCGCACGCTCGACAAGCTCGGCCTCGTCGAACTGCGCAGCGGGCGCGTCTTTCTCGATCGCCCGATTGTCGACGCTGCGATGAAGACCGGCGACGATGCGACGCCCGTGCTGACGTACTTCGTCAACGAACTGCGCAAAGATGCGGAACATGTGACGCCGTATTCGATGGTCACCGCGCGGGCGGACATTAATGACGACAACGTGGTCATCACCCAATGGCTCGCCGATGATCTGGCCGCGAAGGTCGGCGACAAGCTGACGCTCAAATACTTCGTGCTCGGCGATCAGCGCCAGCTTGTGGAGCAATCCTCCGACTTCACCGTCAGCGCGATCGTGCCCGCCGAAGGCCCCGGCGGCGATCGCGAATTGATGCCGATGTTTCCGGGGCTCGCGGATGTCGACAAGGCGCTGGACTGGCAGCCGGGCATTCCGATCGACCTGAAGCGCATCCGCGACAAGGATGAAAAATACTGGGATGAACATCGCGGGGCGCCCAAGGCATTCGTCTCGCTGGCCTGGGCGAAACAGCACTGGGCCAACCGATTCGGGGAGCTGACGGCCGTGCGCTGGCCGGCGAAGGATCATGACGCAAAGACGATCGCGCATCAGGTGCACGATGCGATGAACCCGGCGGCGCTCGGGCTGGTCATCACGCCCGTGCGAGACGCCGCCATCGCCGCCAGCCAGCAGGGCACGGACTTCGGCGGGCTGTTCATCGGCCTGAGTTTCTTCCTCATCGTCGCCGCCATGGTGCTCACCGCGCTGATGTTCGCCTTCGGCGTCGAGCAGCGCAGCAGCGAGATCGGCACGCTGCTGGCCCTGGGCTTCACGCCCAAGCGCGTCCGGCGGCTCTGGCTCCTCGAAGGCGGCGCGCTGGCGATCATCGGCGCGCTGATCGGATTGCCATTGGCGATCGGGTACACGCATCTGGTTCTGGGTGCGCTCGGTTCACAGTGGAGCGGTGCGGTGGCGCAGACAAGCTTGCGTTATCACGCCGACCCGATGACGCTCATCACCGGCGGGGCGATCGGCGTCATCGTCGCGCTTTGCACGATGGCCTGGTCCCTCCGCAAGGCGGCACGGCAGCCGGCACGCGCCCTGATGGCTGCCCGCTTCGGCATCGAGACGGCGCACGAAAAACGCGGCAAACAGTGGGGTTTCTGGATCGGGATTTTCTGTCTCATCGCCGGTGTCGGCACGGTGGTCACGCTCATCGCCGAGGGCAAGTCCGCCGACGCGGAGGGCTTTTTCTCCGCCGGCTCGCTGCTGCTCATCGGCGGACTGTGCCTGTGCGGGCGCCTGCTGCGCGGGGCCGGCGAAGGCAAGTCGGCACACATGACGCTCGGCTCGCTCGGCTGGCGGAACAGCGGTAGACGCCGCGGACGCTCGCTGGCCACAATCAGTATGCTCGCGTGCGGGTCGTTCCTCGTCGTCTCGATCAACGCCTTCCGTCATGACCCGAATCAGGCCTCGCGCCTCGGCACCGGCGGGTACGCCCTTTTCGCGCAGACGACGCTGCCGGTGTATCACAACTTGAACACCGCGGAGGGCCGGGCGGCGTACGGGATCGACGAAGCGGCGATGAAGGATGTCGATGTGCTGGCGATGCGGCTGCGGGCGGGCGACGAGGCGAGTTGTCTGAATCTCAACAAGCCGCGCACGCCCCCGCTGCTCGGCGTCGACCCGCGGAAGCTTCAAGCGCGTCAAGCGTTCGACGGCGAGTGGGCGAAGCTCAGCGAGAAGCAGAAGGACGGTTCGACGCCGGCGATCATGGACGCGGCGGTGGCGCAGTGGATCATGCATCTGTCGATCGGCGACACGCTTGACGACACCGACGAGCGCGGCCGGCCGTACAAGCTCAAGCTCGTCGGCGTGCTGCCGCCGTCGGTCATGCAGGGCTTCATGCTCATCGCCAACGATCAGTTCGAGGAGCGCTACCCGAGCATCGGCGGCACGCGCGTCATGCTCATCGACGCGCCCCCGGAACGGGTTGACGCGGTGAAAGACGCGCTGGACCGGGCACTGGCCGATGCGGGCATCGAATCGATGACGACGGCGAAACGTCTGGCGATGTTCAGCGAAGTGGAGAACACGTACCTGTCGATCTTCGCGGCGCTGGGCGGACTGGGCCTCATCCTCGGGTGCGTCGGGCTCGGGCTC